A window of Maioricimonas rarisocia genomic DNA:
GCCATGCACGTCCGCAGAAATCGTGCAGTCGCTGCTGCAGATCCGCATGCTGAGGCCCGCGCGCGTCACGGCCCCGTCACACCTCGCTCGATCTCACCGCGGCTTCTGCGAGCAGGCCGTCAGCTCAGGCCGCGAACGCCCCGCTCCTCCGGTACCGCCGCCACGAACGGACCACGTCGCGTAACGAAACTGCGTTACCCGTTCCGACTGTGATTCTCCCGTTCCTGTTCATCGCGTCCCCGTCGATGCCGCATCCGTTGCGCACCGCGGCGGGTCCGCTGCGCCTGTACCGGATACCTCAATGAACCGTACGACACACCAACGTTGCGCGCCGCGCGGCTTTACACTCATCGAACTGCTCGTCGTCATCGCCATTATTGCCATTCTGATTGCCCTGCTGCTTCCCGCCGTCCAGCAGGCCCGTGAGGCGGCCCGGCGATCCGCCTGCAAAAACAACCTCAAGCAACTTGTGCTGGCCCTGCACAACTACGAATCCACCTACGGCCTGTTCCCTCCCGGATATCTGCACAAGTTCGATGCTGCGACCGCGGATGCCAACCATATGGGATTCGCCTGGGGCTCGATGGTGCTGCCCCAGCTCGAGCAAGCGTCGCTGTACAACACCTTCGATTTCGACCGTCCCGGCTTCGATCCGGTCAATCTCCCGCCACGCGAACAGCATCTGCCGGTCTTCCTGTGTCCTTCCGATCCGTACTCCGACAGCCAGTTCGTGGTGCGGGACGACACTTCGAGTCCGGTCGAACGTTACGCCGCCGGCAGCTATGCGGCGAACTGGGGACCGTCCACCGCCACCGTCAATCTGGATGACACACCGCTGCAGAGCCGGGGCGTCTTCTACCGCAACAGCAGCACGCGGTTTCGTGACATCATCGACGGTCTCTCGAGCACGCTGGCTCTGGGGGAGCGCACGAACGGGCCGATCCCCACCAGCAGTCCCTCGCCGGGTGGACATTCCGTCTTCGAAACCGCCTGGTGCTGCGCGGCCCGCGATGTCGACGATCCTGCCGACGACCATGGACATATGGTGCTGTTCGAGACGCAGTTCCGGCCCAACCAGATCGATGGCGACGACAAGGGACTTTCGGCCCCTCACGTCGGCATCGGCCAGTTCGCCATCTGCGACGGATCGGTCCGGGCAATCAGCGAGAACATCGACGCGGCCGTTTACAACGCGCTGGGGACGCGGGCCGGCGGCGAAGTCGTGGGCGAATTCTGAACGGGCTCACCACATGAAGCGTTTCTGACCGACCACACCACAGCCCGCCCTACCGGCGGGCTGTTCTCGTTCGTGCCGCGGAGGGCGGCAATGCGACGCTCCTACTGATACCGCTCCGCCTTTTGCTTCAGACGCTCGATCGCGTCCGCCAGCCGCACGTCCTCTTCGTCGGTCGGAATCCCGTTGGCGTCCACTGCGACATCCTGTGCCACAACCGACAGTGTCGTCTCGTTGTGCAGGATCGTAATTCGGATGTCCGCGAAAAAACCGGTCGGGGAGGATTCGTCGTCGCGCACGTCCTCTGCTTCAATACTCACCTGATCGAGTCCCAGCAGCCAGCCGGTCACCGAATGCACGACCTCGATCGACTGGTTGTAAAGAAATCCCGCCTGAGCGACGCTGATGTTCATGTCCGGCAGGGCACTCCCCCCACCAGGATCGGCCGTCGCCGGCGTCGATGCATCGCCCCCACGACCGCAACCAGAGGCGGCCAGAGCGAGCGCGAGAAGGAGACTCGCCGCAGCTTTCATCGGTGTTGGCCTTTCCGGATTCCTGGAGGCATGCCGTGATTAGACGCCAGTTCGCCGCTCCACGCAACACGAACTCTGTTGCGGTTCCGGCAAGTCCCTCAACTGCGTCTGTTGTCTGTGCGACAACCTCCTTCACACCCTCTTCGGGAATCCTTCCCGGACTCTTCGCGCCGGCTGGCTCCAATAAATCGCTTTGCGGTCTTCCGACCGTTGGCGCTGGCCCACCACTCGCCTAGCATAAGCGCGTTTCGATGCATCGCGGGCCCGCGAATCCCTTCTCTCACCAGCGCGCGCGGAGGATCGACACCATGACCAGGATACGCAGCAGAGTACCGAAGCGAAGCCGCGGCGGATTCACCCTCATCGAACTTCTGGTCGTCATCGCGATCATCGCCATCCTGATCGCGCTGCTGCTGCCCGCCGTCCAGCAGGCCCGCGCCGCCGCCCGTCGCACACAGTGCCGCAATCATCTGCGGCAGATCGGCACGGCGATGCACAACCACGTTTCGACGTTCGACGGCAAGCTCCCCCGGGCCGGGATCCAGAAGGGACACCTCGCGGAGCTGCGGGGCTGGACCGTCACGCTGCTGCCGTTCATCGAGCAGCGGAACGTCAAGGACGCCATCGACCTCGATCCGACCTACCCGCTCGACGAAGTGATCATTCCGACTTACGGCTGCCCCGACGACGAGTCCGCTTACGGACTGCCCGGTCAGCTGACGTACGTCGTCAATCTCGGCTACATCGGACGCTCGTTTATCGGCGCCTCGCCGGGACCACGCGGCTTCTTCGAGAAGTCGAGTTCGCCCCCCTGGCCGGGAATTCCCATGTCGCTCTTCTACTCCAACGATCACACGTCGGAGAACGCGGACGGCGGATACGAGTCGGGCGTCTTCTGGCCAGACCGTGACCTGGGTGTGGCCGACATCAGCAACGCCGACGGTTCGAGCAACACCATCATGGCGTCCGAGAATATCTACGCCGGTCGCTGGTGGGTCGAAGTCATGTATGACGACAACCTGCTGCGGTGCTCGCCCGGCATCGCGGAGATGGGGTTCGGCATTGGTGACGACGGGATCCAGCTCGAAGGGGAATCCTCAGCCGGCAACGACACCGCCGTCCCCACGTCGCTGAAAATCCTGTTCACCAACTTCGAACACTACGGCATCAACGTGGCGGTCAGCAGCGAAGCCGGCGGTTCCGAGCAATTCATCTCGGCCCCGAACTCGTATCACACCGGCGGCGTCCACATGCTGTGGTGTGATGGCCACGTCTCATTCATGTCCGAGAACGTCAGCAGCATCGTCTACGCCGAGGCACTGACATGGGCCGGCCATCGTGCCGGCGAAGACGGCAGCGGCGGTCAGGGCGGCGGCAACCCCACGACTGGCCGCAATCCGCGGTAAGGCAACGGGCGGCGACAATCACCCCGTCACCAGGTGATCGTCCGACTGGTGTGGCGTGCGCATATGATTGAGCCGCAGATCACCCACCTCCAGGTGGGCCGTCTCCAGGTAGACGCCCAGCAGCCCCCGGTCGAACGTCTGGTCGGCCAGTGACAGCACGACCCGACCGTCGATCGACAGTTCGAGGTAACTACCGAACGCCAGCAGCTGCACGCGGGCCTGCCCCGGCGTTTCGGTGTACCAGTAGCCGTTCTGCAGACCGCGAAACTGCATCATGTCCTCGCCGCTCCCGTCGGGGCCGGTCTGCCACGCCCGGAGCTGCGCGACGCCTTTGAGCAGATCGAGCGACAGGTAGTATCCGTCGTGCGTGGACGGGTCGACGCGGAAGACCAGTCCACACTTTCCCTTCCCCCAAAGCCGCAGCGTCGTCCGGAACCGGAAGCAGTTGAGTTCCTCGTCGAAGACAAACGCCTGAAAACCGGCCTCGCTCTGCAGTTCGAGCCGGTCGCCGTCGATGCTGCAAAGCTGTTGTCCCAGCCCTTCCTTGAGGGTGTGCACGCACCGCGTATCGACTTCGCGCATCACCCAGTCGTCGAAGCCCTCGAACGTCGTCACCCGCAACATCCCATCGCGCGTGCGCGTCAGACGTTTGGGCGGGGGCATCAGATTGTGGGCCGTCCGGTCGTTCAGATCCATCGAGTAGAAGCACCAGAACAGCCAGCCCTTCTCGTCCCGGCAGACGCGACCGGCGTAGTTCCCCCGGGCCATCAGCACGTTGTCGTGATAGCTTCGCCAGGGGTTCCCGATCCGGTCCGTATGCCAGTAGCGGATCTTCGCATCTTCCCGGATGCTGCCGATCAGGTAGTACTCGCCATCCAGGCGGATCAGGTTCGGCACCTCGATATCGTCATACAGTCCCGGGTGATGCAGCGGCGGCATCGCCTCGAACTGGTTGGGGGCGGTCTCCTTCATCACGCTCACGCAGCCGCGGCGGACGATCGGACCTTCGTTGACGCGGCCGGAGGCAATCAGCCAACCCTCGCCGTTCTCGCGGTAATAGTAGGGGTCGCGAAAGCTGACCCAGTGCCGGCCTTCGTCGAGTGCTGACTCGTAAAACTCGCCATCCGGCTCCAGCGGAAAGCAGCTCGCCTCGTCCAGCTCGGCGTCGTGCCGGGAGGCCGAATGATGCTCGCACAGCAGCCGGGCCCGCTTGACCAGTTCGGGATCGTTCGGTCCCCGCATGTCCTGCCAGTGCACCGGGGCCTTGCGCCAGTGGAACAGATCGTCGCTGACGGCGAGTCCAATGCGCTGAAAACGACCTTTGTCGCGGCGGGACAGTCCGGTGTAGAACATCCGCCACCGCCCCGGCTCGTGCGGATCCGGCGTGACCGCCATCGTCCACAGCATCAGATCGTCCCAGCTCCCGGGATCGCCGATGAACACGGCATTGTTGACCCGCCGCCAGTTGATGCCGTTCGTGCTCACCGCATGCGCAATGAAATCGTGATTGGGCAGCACCAGGTGAAACAGGTGATACAGCCCCTCGTGGTAGACGACATCGACATCGCCGATCGCCTTACGGCTGCCGTCAATTTCGGTAAACATGCAGACTCACAGGACTTCGTGCGGCAGGGGGCGGGCGGAATTCCGGGGCGACGGCAGTAGCGGCGCCGACCGGGACGTTCACGGGTTGTTCATCATCCGGCCGCATTATTGGCGACAAAGCGATGCAGGTCGAGAGCGGGTTTGGGGGGAGGACTCTGCACCGGCACGGCGGGCCGGTCGCGAAGTCCATCATCCGGCAGGTTGGGTCCGCGGGACACCTTCCGGGTGGCTGGCGGTCGAGCCGAAGGCGAGCCCCCAGCCGCAGAGTGTGCCGAGAAAGGGTCGAGGCTCGAGGGGCCGGGTGGCACGCCCTGGAGCGAAGTGCAGCGAAGTGATGGGAGTGGCGAACAAGGCTTCAGGCTCGAGACGCGACGCCGAGAAATCGGGTACCCGCGGTTGCTCGTCAACCGCGGCCGGCGCAGCCGGCAAGAGGCCGACACTCATTGGTCTCACATGCTTGCCTTGACCGGCAGGCTCACCACCCGGCCGCAGTCGGCGGGCTCTCGTGAGTACTCCACCGAGGATCGTGCCGGGACCAGTCCCAGCCTGCGACTCCGCGAATCTGTCCGCGTATCCGTGGTTCCTTCTTCCGCTCCCTCACGGTCGCGGCTCGTCATAAATTGCTACGGCCCGGTTCCACGTCAGTGTTCGTCAGGCGATGCCTGGGCTACGGTCTTCCCCGTGTCTCCTACGAAAATAGAGGTCGTCCTGGGGGACAACGGTTCCGGGGGCTCCACTCGCTCCGCTCGTTCCGACCCCGGCCACCCATCTCACGCATGAGCCGCCTCCCCAGCAAGACTCCCGTTTTTATCCTCCGGGGCGACGCACCGTCATGACAACTCCGTGGTTCCTTATGCCCCTTCACTCGCTGGCGCTTCGTGCTGGTCCTGCTCCGGCACCTACGCCAGCAAAGCCTCCACCACCTCGCCATGCACGTCGGTCAGGCGGTAGTTCCGGCCCTCGAACCGGTGCGTCAGCTGCGTGTGGTCGAAGCCGAGCAGATGCAGGAGCGTCGCCTGCAGGTCATGCACGTGGACCTTGTTCTCCGCCACGAAGTAGCCGAGTTCATCCGTCGCTCCGTATGACATGCCAGGCCTGATCCCGCCGCCCGCCATGAAGACCGTAAAGCAGTGCGGGTGATGGTCCCGACCGAGAAACTTCGAGCCGTTCCGCTCTTCATTCAGCGGCGTCCTCCCGAACTCGCCCCCCCAGACGACCAGCGTTTCTTCCAGCAGGCCCCGCTCCTTCAGATCGCGAATCAACGCTCCGACCGCCTGATCCATCGGCTTGCAGCGGCCCGGCAGTGACACATGGATGTCGTTCGCCTTGCTGTTGCCGTGGAAGTCCCAGCCCCAGTCGAACAGCTGCACGAACCGCACACCCTGCTCGACCAGCCGTCGGGCCAGCAGACAGTTGTTCGCAAAGCTCGCCTCCCCCGGGCTCGCTCCGTACGCCTCGACGACATGCTTCGGCTCGCGGGCGATGTCCATCACTTCCGGCACCGATGCCTGCATGCGGAAAGCCAGCTCGTACTGGGCGATGCGGGTCTCGGTTTCCGGATTGCCGAACGACTCCATCTGCAGCTCGTTGAGCGACCGAAGCGTATCCAGACTCATCCGCCGCAGATCACGGTCCATGCCGGGCGGATTGCTCACGTAGAGCACCGGGTCACCTTTCGACCGGCACTGCACTCCCTGAAAGACCGACGGAAGAAAGCCGCCCGTCCAGAGTCCCTTGCCACCCGACGGCTGCGTCCCCCCCGAGATGAGGACGACGAAGCCGGGCAGATCCTGGTTCTCCGAGCCGAGCCCGTACGTCACCCACGAGCCCATCGAAGGCCGTCCCTGCCGGGGCGAACCGGTAAACAGCAGCAGCTCGGCCGGGGCATGATTGAACTGATCCGTGTACATCGACTTCACGAAGCAGAGGTCATCCGCCAGCTCGCCGATGTTCGGCAGCACCTCCGAGACCCACGCGCCCGATTCCCCCTTCTGCTCGAACGTGTGTGGCGTGCCGAGCAGCTTGGGCGTTCCCTTGATGAACGCGAACCTCTCTCCCTGTGTGTACTCTTCGGGACAAGGCTCGCCGGAGTGCTTGACCAGTTCCGGCTTCCAGTCGAACAGGTCGTGCTGCGGCGGGCCGCCGGACATGTGCAGGTAGATGACGTTCTTCGCTTTGGGGGCGAAGTGCGGCTGCCGGGGCGAGAGCGGATTCTGCACCGCCTGCGGAGCGGCCGGCGCAGCCTTCCCCATCAGCGTCGCCAGAGCGATGGCTCCCAGCCCGGTCTGGCAGTCCTTCAGAAAATGCCTGCGGGTCTGTGCCTGCAGCAGACGTTCGCGAATGTTCATGATCAGGGCTTTCCTGCGAAAAGAGCCGCTACCGGTTCATCGTCCTGCGGAGGAGCGATTCCGGGGGCTCCTCTCGCTGCGCTCGTTCCGACCCCGGCCACCCGGCAGGAGGCCGCAATGCGACGGTCGGCTCATTCCTGGAACTGCGTGTTACATTCATCGTCGGGCCAGGGCTTCGTCGAGGTTGAGCAGTACATTGCCCATCACCGTCCACGCAGCCGCCTCGACCGGATCGACCCCGTCCGGCAACGGACCGAGCGGTTCGCTTGCCAGCTTCGCGGCTTCGTCCGGCTGCTGCGCGAGCCGCTCACGCGCCTGGTGGACCGACTCCACCAGCACGGCCAGTTCGCTTTCTGTGGGTGGTCGTGACACGCACAAACGGAAGGCGTATGTCGCCCGCTGCCGGTCATCGCTGCCACCATCCGCCAGCACCCGCCGCGCCAGTCCCTGTGCCGCTTCGACATAGACAGGATCGTTGAGCGTCACCAGTGCCTGCAGCGGGGTGTTGGTGCGGATGCGACGGAGCGTGCAGACCTCGCGGCTGGGGGCATCGAACGCATCCATCGACGGGTAGGGAAGAGACCGCCGCCAGAACGTGTACAGTCCTCGCCGGTAACGGTTCTCACCTTTGCTCGTCTCCCAGTCGGTCGAGCCGCCGAACGCAGCCCGCAGCCCCAAGGTCGGACGGGGCGGATAAACCGAAGGTCCGTACATCTTCAGACTCAGCAGTCCGCCGGCAAACAGCGCCTGGTCGCGAACCGCCTCAGCCGACAGGCGAAACCGCGGCCCCCGTGCGAGCAGCACGTTGTCCGGATCGCGCTCGAGCTGTTCAGGAGAAGCGTCGGAGCTCTGCCGGTACGTCGCCGAGAGAACCATCGTCTTCAGGATATGTTTCACGTCCCAGCCGGACTCCATGAACTCGACTGCCAGCCAGTCGAGCAACTCCGGATGCGAAGGGAGTTCCCCCTGCAGTCCGAAGTCCTCGGTGGTGACGACCAGTCCCCGACCGAACAGCTGTCCCCACAGCCGGTTGACCGTCACCCGGGCCGTCAGCGGGTTCGCCTCGTCCACCAGCCACTTTGCGAAGTCGAGCCGGTTGGGAGACGCGGCTTCGATCGGATGAAACGCCGACGGGATCCCCGCTGCCACCTCCGGGCCAAGATCGAGGAAGTTGCCTCGAATCTGAATCCGCGTCGTCCGCCGCTTCTCTTCCGGAAGCTCCCGCAGGACGGGCGTGGTGATCGGCTTGATGCCCGCGATCTGCTGGTCCAGCCGGGCGACCTCCTTGCGAAGCTTCTCGATCTCCGGCGAGTTGATCTCCTGATAGCGGGCCAGTTCCTGCCGCTGCTCCTTGGTCAGGTCGGCCCCCGCCGCCGGCACTTCGTAGCTGCCGTCTTTCTGTGGAGCCGTCTCCACAGTCTGCACCCAGAGCGGCTTTCTCTGTGCATCGAGCAGCACGATCCGGAAGCCGTTCAGTCGCGCACCGATGCCGGGCGAATCGGACCGGTTCCAGATCGCCACCTTCTCGACCGCTACCGCCTGTCCCAGGTCGACTTCCCACCAGGGATCGGTCTGCTTCTCGGTGTGCGTGGTCGACTTCGCGTTGAAGTAATGCCCGTCGGTGTTGCCGTCGATCGCCAGCTTCGCCGGCCCGTCATAGCCGACGCTGCTCTGCGTCGCCTTCCCGCCGGTGGCGACATTGTGACCGTCGGCGAACACCTGCACCTCGGCGAGCGAGAGCATGCGGTCCTTGCCGGGCAGTTCGATGCGGACGAACCGGCTCAGCAGCGGCCCTTCCGACGGCTCGGCAAGCGTGCCCGATTCGCGAGCCTGCTGCAGTGCCGCCTCAAGTTGCTGTTGTGCGGTCGCTCGCTGCGATTCAAGCTGCGTCTTCTTCTGCTGCTGATCTTCGGTGAGGATCGCGAGCGTGGGGGCTTCATCCCGGCGGTCGGCATCTTCGGTCTGATTGAAGATGTCGAAGACGCGGTAATACTCCTCCTGCGTGATCGGGTCGTACTTGTGCGTGTGGCATTG
This region includes:
- a CDS encoding DUF1559 domain-containing protein, which codes for MNRTTHQRCAPRGFTLIELLVVIAIIAILIALLLPAVQQAREAARRSACKNNLKQLVLALHNYESTYGLFPPGYLHKFDAATADANHMGFAWGSMVLPQLEQASLYNTFDFDRPGFDPVNLPPREQHLPVFLCPSDPYSDSQFVVRDDTSSPVERYAAGSYAANWGPSTATVNLDDTPLQSRGVFYRNSSTRFRDIIDGLSSTLALGERTNGPIPTSSPSPGGHSVFETAWCCAARDVDDPADDHGHMVLFETQFRPNQIDGDDKGLSAPHVGIGQFAICDGSVRAISENIDAAVYNALGTRAGGEVVGEF
- a CDS encoding DUF1559 family PulG-like putative transporter, translated to MTRIRSRVPKRSRGGFTLIELLVVIAIIAILIALLLPAVQQARAAARRTQCRNHLRQIGTAMHNHVSTFDGKLPRAGIQKGHLAELRGWTVTLLPFIEQRNVKDAIDLDPTYPLDEVIIPTYGCPDDESAYGLPGQLTYVVNLGYIGRSFIGASPGPRGFFEKSSSPPWPGIPMSLFYSNDHTSENADGGYESGVFWPDRDLGVADISNADGSSNTIMASENIYAGRWWVEVMYDDNLLRCSPGIAEMGFGIGDDGIQLEGESSAGNDTAVPTSLKILFTNFEHYGINVAVSSEAGGSEQFISAPNSYHTGGVHMLWCDGHVSFMSENVSSIVYAEALTWAGHRAGEDGSGGQGGGNPTTGRNPR
- a CDS encoding glycoside hydrolase family protein; the protein is MFTEIDGSRKAIGDVDVVYHEGLYHLFHLVLPNHDFIAHAVSTNGINWRRVNNAVFIGDPGSWDDLMLWTMAVTPDPHEPGRWRMFYTGLSRRDKGRFQRIGLAVSDDLFHWRKAPVHWQDMRGPNDPELVKRARLLCEHHSASRHDAELDEASCFPLEPDGEFYESALDEGRHWVSFRDPYYYRENGEGWLIASGRVNEGPIVRRGCVSVMKETAPNQFEAMPPLHHPGLYDDIEVPNLIRLDGEYYLIGSIREDAKIRYWHTDRIGNPWRSYHDNVLMARGNYAGRVCRDEKGWLFWCFYSMDLNDRTAHNLMPPPKRLTRTRDGMLRVTTFEGFDDWVMREVDTRCVHTLKEGLGQQLCSIDGDRLELQSEAGFQAFVFDEELNCFRFRTTLRLWGKGKCGLVFRVDPSTHDGYYLSLDLLKGVAQLRAWQTGPDGSGEDMMQFRGLQNGYWYTETPGQARVQLLAFGSYLELSIDGRVVLSLADQTFDRGLLGVYLETAHLEVGDLRLNHMRTPHQSDDHLVTG
- a CDS encoding DUF1501 domain-containing protein — its product is MNIRERLLQAQTRRHFLKDCQTGLGAIALATLMGKAAPAAPQAVQNPLSPRQPHFAPKAKNVIYLHMSGGPPQHDLFDWKPELVKHSGEPCPEEYTQGERFAFIKGTPKLLGTPHTFEQKGESGAWVSEVLPNIGELADDLCFVKSMYTDQFNHAPAELLLFTGSPRQGRPSMGSWVTYGLGSENQDLPGFVVLISGGTQPSGGKGLWTGGFLPSVFQGVQCRSKGDPVLYVSNPPGMDRDLRRMSLDTLRSLNELQMESFGNPETETRIAQYELAFRMQASVPEVMDIAREPKHVVEAYGASPGEASFANNCLLARRLVEQGVRFVQLFDWGWDFHGNSKANDIHVSLPGRCKPMDQAVGALIRDLKERGLLEETLVVWGGEFGRTPLNEERNGSKFLGRDHHPHCFTVFMAGGGIRPGMSYGATDELGYFVAENKVHVHDLQATLLHLLGFDHTQLTHRFEGRNYRLTDVHGEVVEALLA
- a CDS encoding DUF1553 domain-containing protein, translated to MTLSASAWSAAAAEVDFNRDVRPILSGRCYSCHGPDAEAREADLRLDVREEAVRELYSDVHGIVPGDPDASAVIERVTSDDPDLRMPPASQGPPLTPGEIDILRRWIASGAEYDRHWSFVPPRRPALPEVASSDECRNGIDHFVRARLAKEGFEAAPEADRYTLIRRVSLDLTGLPPTIDEVDAFVNDESPDAYEKLVDRLLKSPQFGEKWARMWLDLARYADSAGYADDPPRTIWMYRDWVIGALNSNLPFDQFTIEQLAGDLLPDPTEDQLIATAFHRNTMTNSEGGTDDEEFRNVAIVDRVNTTLQVWMGVTMGCAQCHTHKYDPITQEEYYRVFDIFNQTEDADRRDEAPTLAILTEDQQQKKTQLESQRATAQQQLEAALQQARESGTLAEPSEGPLLSRFVRIELPGKDRMLSLAEVQVFADGHNVATGGKATQSSVGYDGPAKLAIDGNTDGHYFNAKSTTHTEKQTDPWWEVDLGQAVAVEKVAIWNRSDSPGIGARLNGFRIVLLDAQRKPLWVQTVETAPQKDGSYEVPAAGADLTKEQRQELARYQEINSPEIEKLRKEVARLDQQIAGIKPITTPVLRELPEEKRRTTRIQIRGNFLDLGPEVAAGIPSAFHPIEAASPNRLDFAKWLVDEANPLTARVTVNRLWGQLFGRGLVVTTEDFGLQGELPSHPELLDWLAVEFMESGWDVKHILKTMVLSATYRQSSDASPEQLERDPDNVLLARGPRFRLSAEAVRDQALFAGGLLSLKMYGPSVYPPRPTLGLRAAFGGSTDWETSKGENRYRRGLYTFWRRSLPYPSMDAFDAPSREVCTLRRIRTNTPLQALVTLNDPVYVEAAQGLARRVLADGGSDDRQRATYAFRLCVSRPPTESELAVLVESVHQARERLAQQPDEAAKLASEPLGPLPDGVDPVEAAAWTVMGNVLLNLDEALARR